A window of the Streptomyces sp. Ag109_O5-10 genome harbors these coding sequences:
- a CDS encoding NADP-dependent oxidoreductase, which translates to MKAIQFHEAGGPEVLRYDEVPVPEIGPGEVLVRVHAVGINPPDWYLREGMKVMPAEMRPVLEFPLIPGTDMSGVVEAVAPDVSGFAVGDEVFGMLRFPGFDGRTYAEYVAAPASDLAHKPAGIDHVEAAGAPMALLTAWQYLVDLGHDVPSPFTGQVHQPVPITPGMTVLVNGAAGGVGHFAVQLAKWKGAHVIAVASSRHEQFLRKLGADEFIDYTTTEVADVVSGVDLVIDTVGGPDSSRFLTVLKGGGTMLPVFFAQYDPEETARLGITVSNIQVRSNGPQLAEIGRLFDQGELQVGVDSTYPLSEAGSAHARAVQGHIQGKIVLTVVS; encoded by the coding sequence ATGAAGGCGATCCAGTTCCACGAGGCGGGCGGGCCGGAAGTTCTGCGGTACGACGAGGTGCCGGTTCCCGAGATCGGTCCGGGCGAGGTGCTCGTGCGGGTGCACGCGGTGGGCATCAATCCGCCGGACTGGTACCTGCGTGAGGGGATGAAGGTCATGCCGGCCGAGATGAGGCCGGTGCTGGAGTTCCCCCTCATCCCCGGAACGGACATGTCGGGCGTGGTCGAGGCGGTCGCTCCGGACGTGTCCGGGTTCGCCGTCGGTGACGAGGTCTTCGGCATGCTGCGGTTCCCGGGATTCGACGGCCGGACGTACGCCGAGTACGTGGCCGCGCCGGCTTCTGACCTGGCTCACAAGCCGGCCGGTATCGACCACGTTGAGGCGGCCGGGGCGCCGATGGCCCTGCTGACGGCCTGGCAGTACCTGGTTGATCTCGGCCACGACGTGCCGTCTCCCTTCACCGGCCAGGTGCACCAGCCGGTGCCGATCACGCCAGGGATGACCGTGCTGGTCAACGGGGCCGCTGGTGGAGTGGGTCACTTCGCGGTGCAGCTGGCGAAATGGAAGGGGGCACACGTCATCGCGGTGGCCTCAAGCCGGCACGAGCAGTTCCTGCGCAAGCTCGGCGCCGATGAGTTCATCGACTACACCACGACGGAGGTCGCGGACGTGGTCAGCGGCGTCGACCTGGTGATCGACACCGTCGGTGGCCCGGACAGTTCACGTTTCCTGACCGTGCTCAAGGGCGGCGGCACCATGCTTCCGGTGTTCTTCGCCCAGTACGACCCGGAAGAGACGGCGCGTCTTGGCATCACCGTCTCGAACATTCAGGTGCGTTCCAACGGCCCCCAGCTCGCCGAGATCGGGCGCCTGTTCGACCAGGGCGAGCTCCAGGTCGGGGTGGACAGCACCTACCCGCTTTCCGAAGCGGGCAGCGCACACGCGCGAGCCGTGCAGGGCCACATCCAGGGCAAGATCGTGCTGACGGTGGTCTCGTGA
- a CDS encoding nuclear transport factor 2 family protein: MIADLQQAVAHYAHALDELNVAELEAVLTEDTTWTFTMPGQGVLGPVAGRAAVLDFIRDGHTSQTGRVRHHLGNVVVTTTDAATAEVQAYPLQTRNTGESIQMISTGVYTLSLRRSDGMWRIAELTLTLDNAL, translated from the coding sequence GTGATCGCCGACCTCCAGCAGGCGGTGGCGCACTACGCCCATGCCCTGGACGAGCTGAATGTCGCCGAGTTGGAAGCGGTCCTGACCGAGGACACCACCTGGACCTTCACGATGCCCGGACAGGGGGTGCTCGGCCCGGTCGCCGGACGCGCGGCGGTGCTCGACTTCATCCGTGACGGGCACACGTCCCAGACCGGAAGGGTGCGGCACCACCTGGGTAACGTCGTGGTCACGACGACGGACGCCGCCACCGCCGAGGTGCAGGCCTATCCACTGCAGACGAGGAACACCGGCGAGAGCATCCAGATGATCTCGACCGGGGTCTACACGTTGAGCTTGCGACGGTCCGACGGTATGTGGCGGATCGCCGAGCTCACCTTGACGCTGGACAACGCCTTGTAG
- the ligA gene encoding NAD-dependent DNA ligase LigA: protein MTTPFVQIVDAAAYAQAVDDAVKAAAAYYAGGTSPLDDDRYDRLVRGIAAWEADHSDQVLPGSPTGKVAGGAAEGDVPHTVAMLSLDNVFSPEQFAAWAASLARRLGHEAERFSAEPKLDGLAVAARYNRGRLTRLITRGDGIAGEDVSHAIGTVEGLPDELAEAVTVEVRGEVLMTTAQFEHANEVRTVHGGQPFANPRNAAAGTLRARDRSYTVPMTFFGYGLLALPDTDDVLAERLTALAHSELMALAAELGVNTTAATPVPGITATTTDEVLTRVKEIAALRADLPFGIDGIVIKADLAADRQAAGSGSRAPRWAIAYKLPAVEKITRLLEVEWNVGRTGIIAPRAVLEPVEIDGSTITYATLHNPADITRRDLRLGDHVMVHRAGDVIPRIEAPVAHLRTGTEQPIVFPQLCPQCGSGIDTSQERWRCEQGRNCHLVASLSYAAGRDQLDIEGLGTTRVIQLVEAGLVTDLADLFTLTREQLLALERMGDTSTDNLLAALAAARTQPLSRVLCALGVRGTGRSMSRRIARHFATMDNIRAADVEALQQVEGIGPEKAPSIAAEIADLAPLIDKLTAAGVNMTEPGATFAPAAEIGTEDTTAASTTAVGPLTGMTVAVTGAMTGPLEQLSRNQMNELIERAGGRSSSSVSKKTTLVVAGDNAGSKRAKAEDLGIRLATPDEFAVLVADYLN from the coding sequence ATGACGACGCCCTTTGTGCAGATAGTGGATGCTGCCGCCTACGCGCAGGCGGTCGATGACGCGGTGAAGGCCGCGGCCGCCTACTACGCGGGCGGCACCTCGCCCCTGGATGACGACAGGTACGACCGGCTCGTGCGAGGTATCGCTGCGTGGGAGGCCGATCACTCTGACCAGGTGCTGCCCGGCTCCCCGACCGGGAAGGTCGCCGGCGGTGCGGCCGAAGGCGATGTGCCCCACACGGTCGCAATGCTGAGCCTGGACAACGTGTTCTCCCCGGAGCAGTTCGCCGCCTGGGCGGCCTCACTGGCCCGTCGGCTCGGTCATGAGGCGGAACGCTTCAGCGCTGAGCCGAAGCTCGACGGGCTGGCCGTCGCCGCCCGTTACAACCGCGGCCGGCTCACCCGGCTGATCACCCGGGGCGACGGGATCGCCGGGGAGGACGTCTCGCACGCGATCGGCACCGTAGAGGGTCTCCCGGATGAGCTGGCCGAGGCGGTCACAGTGGAGGTACGCGGCGAAGTGCTGATGACCACAGCCCAGTTCGAGCATGCCAACGAGGTGCGCACCGTACACGGCGGCCAGCCGTTCGCCAACCCGCGCAACGCCGCGGCGGGCACGCTGCGTGCCAGGGACCGCTCCTACACGGTACCGATGACGTTTTTCGGCTACGGCCTGCTGGCGCTGCCTGATACCGACGATGTCCTGGCCGAGCGGCTTACCGCTCTCGCGCACAGCGAGCTGATGGCCCTGGCCGCCGAGCTGGGTGTGAACACGACCGCTGCCACGCCGGTGCCCGGCATCACTGCCACGACCACGGACGAAGTGCTCACCCGTGTCAAGGAGATCGCCGCGCTGCGTGCCGATCTGCCGTTCGGGATCGACGGCATCGTCATCAAGGCCGATCTTGCCGCTGACCGGCAGGCCGCCGGATCCGGATCGCGGGCCCCGCGCTGGGCGATCGCCTACAAGCTGCCAGCCGTGGAGAAGATCACCCGGCTGCTCGAGGTGGAGTGGAATGTGGGCCGCACCGGGATCATCGCCCCACGCGCCGTCCTGGAACCGGTCGAGATCGACGGCTCCACCATCACCTACGCCACCCTCCACAACCCGGCCGACATCACCCGCCGCGACCTGCGCCTGGGCGACCACGTCATGGTGCACCGGGCCGGCGATGTCATCCCGCGCATCGAGGCGCCCGTCGCCCACCTGCGCACCGGCACCGAGCAGCCGATCGTGTTCCCGCAGCTGTGCCCCCAGTGCGGGTCCGGCATCGACACCAGCCAGGAACGCTGGCGCTGTGAGCAAGGCCGCAACTGCCACCTGGTCGCCTCCCTGTCCTACGCCGCCGGCCGCGACCAGCTCGACATCGAAGGCCTGGGCACCACCCGCGTCATCCAGCTCGTCGAGGCCGGCCTGGTCACCGATCTCGCCGACCTGTTCACCCTCACCCGCGAACAGCTCCTCGCCCTGGAGCGGATGGGCGACACCAGCACCGACAACCTACTCGCAGCCCTGGCCGCGGCCAGGACACAGCCGTTGTCGCGAGTGCTGTGCGCACTCGGCGTCCGCGGCACTGGCCGGTCCATGTCCCGGCGGATCGCCCGGCATTTCGCGACCATGGACAACATCCGGGCTGCGGACGTCGAAGCTCTCCAACAGGTCGAGGGCATCGGCCCAGAGAAAGCGCCGTCCATCGCCGCTGAAATCGCCGATCTCGCACCGCTGATCGACAAACTCACCGCGGCCGGGGTGAACATGACCGAACCCGGCGCCACGTTCGCGCCCGCCGCAGAGATCGGCACCGAGGACACAACCGCAGCTTCCACCACGGCCGTCGGCCCACTCACCGGGATGACGGTCGCGGTCACCGGTGCGATGACCGGACCTCTGGAACAACTCAGCCGCAACCAGATGAACGAACTCATCGAGCGGGCCGGCGGCCGCTCCTCCTCCAGCGTGTCCAAGAAGACCACCCTGGTCGTCGCAGGTGACAACGCCGGGTCCAAGCGCGCCAAGGCCGAAGACCTCGGCATCCGCCTCGCCACACCCGACGAGTTCGCCGTCCTCGTCGCCGACTACCTCAACTGA
- a CDS encoding transposase — MNWQASRSRCRCKRASDLGRSVAFRLALEERGWSYVMAVEPKEVARPAGAVPCLPPYQGLGPPTLPRYREPARPLRQLADASTRFESVTWRQGSKAPMTSRFAVIEVRPSGKEATRAAQEHGGGRSRWDGVLPLRTLLVEQPETATEPTAATG, encoded by the coding sequence ATGAACTGGCAGGCCTCCCGATCGCGATGCCGCTGTAAGAGGGCGTCTGATCTAGGTCGCAGCGTCGCCTTCCGCCTGGCGCTGGAAGAACGCGGCTGGTCCTACGTCATGGCGGTTGAGCCCAAGGAGGTCGCCCGCCCGGCCGGTGCCGTCCCGTGTCTGCCGCCCTACCAGGGGCTGGGGCCGCCCACCCTGCCGCGCTATCGCGAGCCGGCCCGCCCCCTGCGTCAGCTGGCCGATGCGTCCACCCGCTTTGAGAGCGTGACCTGGCGCCAGGGCAGCAAGGCACCGATGACCTCCCGTTTCGCGGTGATCGAGGTGCGGCCGTCGGGCAAGGAAGCCACCCGCGCAGCGCAGGAACACGGTGGTGGACGCAGTCGGTGGGACGGCGTGCTGCCGCTGCGGACTCTGCTGGTCGAACAGCCCGAGACGGCGACCGAGCCGACCGCGGCTACTGGATGA